The genomic interval GACATTTGTGATGAGATGCTCCGAAATGACATCCACTCACTGTTAGACCTGACCCTCAGACTGGGGGGCACCCAAGCCACCTGTAAACAGAGGGGCTACCCAGGCTTGACCCTGACTTTGATCCAACCAGCACAGGCTCCTAAGGTCGCTGGCATCACAGGTGAAAGACACCATCATTGGAACTCCATAGTGGAGACTGAACACAGTTGTTTTCACTGTGATCAACCAGGACATCTGGCTTGGGAGTGCCGCCTACCACCTGCACAAACCAAGGCTCATCGGTCTGGACAAGGTTTGCAGCTCACAAGATGTTAGGGAAGGacaattttacattacattgGCTGGATGTGAAATTCTAGcgctgttggactctggtagtgaCTTCTGTGTAGTTCACTATGACTTGCTCTGGCAGACCCCTTATAGGACCACAGACCGGGTGAACATTCACTGGATCCATGGGGACGTTTAAACATACGAGACtatattactccctctgaaatttaaagggaagaactttaaggtttggattGCCATATCAGACATTTCACACTGGCCTCTATTAATAGGGAAGAAGAATACCCTTTTCCCACAGGTAATAGATAGAGAGGGGCTTGCCACTGACAATGTCAGTCAAGGAGCCAAGTTTGAAATTGAACCTGAGTTGTCCAGTAGGTGGGGGATGAATCTTTATGTGAGAACCTGGGACAGCTGGCAGACTTGCACCAACAACCTCCCCAGACCAGTCACCCGCTATGGTCCATGACAAAGTAGCAATGGGGGGTGAGTGTGATGCATGCAATGATGTATCGGGCGCAGAGGAAGCAGAGACTGCCACTCAGACAGAGTTTGTTGTGGAGAAATCtcagaaaaaacaagcagagtcttTAGAAATGCAGTCAGAATTtaagactttattgcacagcatagaaaacaattTCAGAGCACATAAAGCATGTCTTAGTTCATGAAGTGAGCTCCGAGTGTCCAGAGCACCCCGGatatattacaattcttatctcaAAAATGCCCCCCTTCCAGACTAGTTTCCCAACATCTACTGCATAGTGGTTCCCATGATGTCTTCTCCACTAAGCACCTTTACCTATAACAATCACCTaggggctcatgtataaatggtgcgtacgaatgtttccacgctcaaatcgcgatgtataaaacctaaacttggcttaaagccatgcacattccacggtacctcataccctgacatacacaagttctccgctcggttttgcagactggcggcacccagcttcaaagcagtgctactgttcctgtgtggttaccttttctttcttagatccacattcctgacgcagctttataaatacattgaaactaactacatattgtttattagtgtaatgcatctgattgtaattaacctgtaacaatataatggtccagagaatagccatagtattccaaataccatagctgctttagcattgttactctcactgcaccttctttttcttctttcagctgctcccgttaagggttgccacagcggatcatctttttccatattactctcactgcactgctcggactatttatatcactgtatctgagtttggaatcataGCAgaagctaattggaaagagaattatcagtatacaacatcaagcacacgctgcctcagccacggcaaaacgcttcagagcctttcctgtacggaccttgcggttcagaaacagtttcatcccaagaactttaaacgcactcaatcagtccatcaagtgctccttgtagaactatttgtacttataagtacaattacctcactgtaaacttgcactacagttataatattgcacaacctgcgccactttatccatccattttccaacccgctgaatctgaacacagggtcacgggggtctgccggagccaatcccagccaacacaggacacaaggcagggaaccaatcctgggcagggtgccaacccaccgcaggacacacaaacacacccacacaccaagcacacactagggccaatttagaatcgccaatccacctaacctgcatgtctttggactgtgggagcgcccggaggaaacccatgcagacacggggagaacatgcaaacttcacgcagggaggacccgggaagcgaacccaggtccccaggtctcccaactgcgaggcagcagcgctacccactgcgccaccgtgccgcccgcgccactttataaagtgtgtatttacatatgatgacgatatcatttttaagacgaaatgcagcaaaatatgatgATTATatcatacagataaaactaacttcatttaaataatctatattgttaataattaaacatgtgaggacacggtgctgcagcgctagctagttcacggattgttcgtCCCTcttgctgtattcttgctgggctggcgcgacactggaaggatagatggatagaataattaaatacgtactacgaagatatttcaatggtccttaaacattttgaagaatcgtcgttctaagcttacagatggcttaacatctattacagagctgattgtgtggcgattgggtatttggagaaagaaaagtaagtacagGAATTTGAGGTTAgttcatttgaaagagacagtactgctgcgataaattatttcatcgaaggttgcgcatggtgcagcaagcatcttgcgtgagacatgaacaatcactgcgccaccgtgttcccatgtttaataacatgctttcattcctatcatcatgaaaaagatatcacgtatacatctcagtattttaattattcagagagctgtaatattatgaatgtaatggtttctgtgtcctgtcggaggaagagaaagcccagaagcacgtagtgattcacacacacagagcacatagaagatcaaatacaaaacatagcatttaatgtgctactttagttacgatgggatttgagaaactattaaattaaacaatattaagatgaagtttatgatgttctactttaatgacaaaataaactacgcgattaaagtggaaattctgacattaaagttgacatttcaagcttttttcccactgtgtgcctatttttcttctctataccctaataagcttttcccattgccttttcacagaacgctgagcttaagggctatttatattgatttgcatattcaaagaggcgtaattctgggaggagttggggtggggcagcaggcgcgtgcacgtgcgttacttttcacgctgattgggatttatgtagcagaagaacgtggaagttggcaaacgcacagatttatgcacctggatttttctgtgcatacacacattcccacttttgtgcttaagccatgttatagtgtgagttctatgcatggcgttatacatgaggcccctggtgtacaGACCTTCTGATAACAATATTCTTGCCCCTGAAGACATCCCCATAACAGTCTTCTTTCcataacaatatttttgctgGCAGGACATATTTGCCATCCAGCGATAAGCATCTCCTGATTACCCCTTCCTTCACTCTTACGgcctaatcctgagctgttaCGATTGATGGCCTTTCAATTGTTAATCAGTTCCCAACTTAACAATTAAGTTGAGAAAGAATTAAATTGAGATCAGAAGGACCAAtagatgaaaactggactgcctaattaataattaaataaatgattacttGTTGCACTAGCATCCTGTAAGGCTAAGGCTAACATAACAGACAACTGTACCAGTGAATGGTATCacacagcttcactgataagtatgaggggccaaacaagccataaatcatatatttcgaACGTAATCTACTGGTTGACacgtgaacactattggtttatgaatatataCTATTAGTTTGCGTATGTACAAtaatggtttcattcatatgaactgcaCTGGTTCGTGtctgtatattatcggtttgtgtgtAAACTCTATCGGCTTGTACACGTAGTATGCTGGTTCATGTGCATTTGCTATTGATTTATGAgtgaattgcattggtttgcatacatatgcaatcggtttgcgtaTCAGCTATAATGGCTTGTGTTCGCATGCTACTGGTTTGCTTATgtatagcactggtttttcatatgcactacactggtttcacgtgggtaatatatcggtttTGCATATGGacgctattggttttgtgtatgcactagattgagtccttgtcagtcttctaccggttttatgtgtgcgaactatgccggctttgtgaatataacatgctggatttatgtgtgcacCATATTGGTTTTGCGTACAAAGCATACTGGTTTACGAACGCACACTATTGCAGTGTTGTgtgtgaactatatcggttctgcatgcaaactatattggttgttcacgtggtTTTCAGAGGCAGTGGGAGGGGCAAGCAAAAAAAACTTGAGGGCTGCTACAGTCAGCCATTTTCAAATGTGAAGAGGAATGGGTAGGAACAATAATTTAAAACCGCTGAAACTTTTTGCTACAATAAGTTTTTATGAAAGGGTTAGGAGgtaaataaaactgtttaatgGTATTTGCCCAAAAGTCTGAAATGAAGTGTAAACAGTTTAGTTGGTGCCACGCATCAATTGTCAGCTGTTTTGGTGGTATTGCAGAATTACTGGCATTTGAGAAAAAcaaagtgttgttttattttatttggctttttcgtATTATCGAATACTTTAAAGAAGTTCATTATGCGTACCCATCGCTTTGGTCTGACTTTACCCTATTTTTAATAATCAGTGTTCAGTCTAAAACATGGCGTATCAGAAAACTTGATTCTCAGAAGTACATTTGTTACAGTGTttaaatgtttatactgtatatacattttaaagtacAGAATTATATAGCTCTATTTTCAGAGTTTACTGTGCAATTTTCTTGCAGTTAACTGCCATTAGAATTTGACTCTGAGGTGCTGTAAGTGTAGGCATTTACCTTTAAACCATTTACAGATTTGTAATTTAATCTGAATGTTGGCAAATTTTCAGTCTTTTAGAATGGATAATTCGAGGCATATAGATGTTTGCAGGAATTTGATTTCATCTGTTCTGAGCAACCCTTCTGTTGTGAAAGCAGTTGACGAAGCACTGAATTGGACTTGTTCATCATCCAACAGCATGGGCAAACAATATGAAAGCCTACAACCTCCTAATGTACCTCACTGTTCTTCTATGGCTTCTGAGAATTTAGCCAATAGAGAACTAACTAAACATTTAACAGGAAAACGATGTGCAAATGTTCTGCACTTTTCTACAAGGTTAAATATGCTACAGTCTTCAAGAAGTTCTGCAAGACTGGCCGCAAAAAGGTACGTGTTCGAGGGAAGAAATAAGTGTGTgtaattttatattgattttattaaaaatgttctgGTGAAGGATTAAAGGTTCAATATGTtgtattcaatgttttttttattctttccaaaattttaaaaaacaaatttgtggcccaaatactttcacaaaagatgtAGTGCTACTTCCTGATGCTAATTCTATTGTGGTTCCAAGACGAGGAACAAAGCAATGGCTGTTTGACAGTGGTCATGTGAAGAATGCAGTGGAATTTCAAAAGGACTGGGATGCGAAAATGATAATTGAACAATTGCAATTAGTTTTCAGCGATAAAATTGATTTAagcatacagtaagtgtaaatgttttttaagatAGAAGCTGTATGATCTTTTAAAATACAACGATCGGGTTTAATTTTCTGAAATGCAGATTAATCTGTGCCCTGCCCTTTCATGGTACAAATGTTTGAAATGATTGTTTTGTCATcattaatataattttctttttcacccTTCTATTGTGAACCACACGCCAATGCTGTTGCTAACAGTTTCAAAGTGTATGGGAGGCTCAGACTTACCTTTGTACATTATACTTCAGGCCTGTAACTTGCAATTTAGATATTGCaattataaatgtaaagtgtGGAGTATGCCTAGGCTTTTTGCCATTAGGATTTATTTTGGTTTAGcttatttaatgtacataatttttttttgttataccacACTGATACAGTTGTTTCAAGCTAAGGATTGAATATCCAGCATTCAATGGAACTGTGTGAATTCAAATATGgtcatggaaaaaaaatccatgttttgttaattgtaaggtttttatttcagatttgaaATTCTCAtgggtctacataataaagttgTTAAAACAAACCTAGTGGCTGGACAAACTTTGTCTGGATTTGTGTATATTTTCTTCCAAGGTTTTGTACCTTAGACCAAACAAAACACTTCTTCAGTCTCCTGATGATATCATTGAGAAGGTGTGtatgatatttttattaagatgATGATAATTGTGTAAATgtccctgtggtggactggcaggCTTGGATCCTGCCTGATACCAAATGCCGTTGGCATAGGATACAACACCTTGCAAACCTTATTTGGAATATGTTCTGGAGAGAGTGTTGTGTTGGgtaattttgtaaattttgtaacCAGTATGTAACTGAGTACTATTTATTTTAGTGTACAAACTCCTCCAATAATGAAACGGAACACAATGAAGGGAAACATTGTATTTATGAAGATTCTCATTTTGAAATGCAACAGTAAGTTTATATGTCATTCTTAATATATACTATGAGAActgcattaaaattaaatctgagaTATactaaaaagtatattttttagtGTTTGTGCTACATGCATTCTAAcctagattcttttttttttccagcagtgattttgaaaagcaactccAAGAAACATCTGTTTTCCAAATGACAAATAATGTGGTTATAGACAGAGTATCACTGCCTGGTTATGAAAATTGTGAAACTACTTTGACTATTTTACAAGATCAGCTGGTGACAGAAACTGAGAAAACGATCCTTCAGAGTGCATCTACAAATGCATATTTAACAGTTGCTGTAGGAGAAAATAGCCAGTCAAGTGATCCTTATCAGTATGTATTTGCATTTAATATCTTTTTATTACGAAAGAAAATATCCATGTTAAATTAACAATAgactttgtaaaacaaaagatgaGAGCTTGAACATCAATTTGGCGTTTTGCCTTCCTGATAGAGGTTACTGTAGCCAATAAAgtatttgcatttgtcattaataGGCTTGTAGAAGAAAGACATGCAAGCAGGAAGTTTGTTGGTTGTAATTGGATAAGAAGGATAATATACCTTGGGTATTTGTTATACTATTGCGAAGAGTAAGAAAGGAAAAACctcatatttaataaatattgctTTATATAATAAGGGAAGTATAGTGTTTTAGTGAACTGCATAaaatatcaaatgtttatttttttttttttgtggtgcttAGTGAAAGGTAAATGCCAGTTTTGCTCAGCCCTGTGGTAAATTCTATTCACCATTTTGATACCTTAACAATAggcttttatatcatttttacactttttttaaaaacttctatTCTGTAGCCAGTACATCAATATTTTGGAAGTGACTGAAGATGATGACATAGAAGGGCCCATTGTCTTCAATGACAGCTCTCATGATTCATCGGGCGATAGGTATGCATTTCGTCAAACATTGTCGATTTTTTGAAACCAAGGAATAGCTGTATAGAGCTGACAATCTTATGCCTGAAAGGTTTCCTTATTTCTCATTGTCAGTTTTCTTCTTAAAGACATTCTTCAAAATTTGCCTGATGTAattagtgaagaagaaagcagcattttTAACATTAACAGATCTTCACTGTGGGAGGGAGCAGTATGTGGATTTAAGAGAAATATGTATTCTCCTAACAAACGTATGTCCATTAAGTTTACTGATGATGTTGGCCATTCAGAAGGCGCTGTTGACATTGGAGGACCTCGCAGAGAATTCCTGAGACTTTTGATGAGATATCTCCAATCTAGTTCTCTCTTTATGGGGCCAGAACATAAAAAATACTTAGCAGTCaatagtgtttttttatattgttattatttatgttagTAAAATGGGATTGCAGAGTTTTATACATAATGTTTACAAAGCTGAGAGTATTAAGTACTTTCACTATTGGCTAATTTTACATAAATTCACATTGtactgcattttgtattttgcatGACTTATATCTCTATTACACATTTATTCTTTTTGATATGGTGTAGTAAGCCTCACATTTCTTTTGTAAATTAACTTGATTACAtgcatttgtttctgtgtttgtttAGCTGTGTGAACAGATGACTACTTCattgcagggagagctattgctGTTTGCCTTGTACATGGAGGACCACCATCACAGTTTATATCAACTGAGTTGTATGATGCCTTGGTCAGTGGAcccaaaaatgttaaatgtgattTTAAGAACATTGAGGATGAACACATAAggtcaaaattacaaaaagtaattatgtttaaattattgttttcaaTTTAATACATAGTATGTGATAACAAATTATGTTGCATCAGCTCTGATTTTGTCCTTAACATGTAAAAATACACTAGTGCTCTTGTCTCTTGCATATTATATTCCATGTGAAATTGTAATTATCAACAATAAAGCAGTTCTCTTTCCAAAAATAACTGTTTGGCATTAGAGCAATCTCATATATTCAAAGACTTGTGGGGGAGTCATCGATGGACAGATTAGTCTAAAGTGAGAgtaattaatcagttttaagaGACTTACTGCTTGATCAGTAAATGTTAAAGCATAGTAAAATGTGTTGTATTGGTTCCTAAATCTATGTTGTGATTCTTACTATATTTCAGATATATGAGGCAAAAACCTTAGGTGAAGCAAGTGAAGCTGTCTTGaattttcaggattttttgaGCTTAGCAGGGTGCTTACATAGGGTGATTTCTGTTGAATGTTCTAAATAGATTGTTGAAGAAGCCACAAATTGGTATTTTTTCGGGTACACAAGAGGAGTATTTGAAAGGTATTTATATGTTAATCTTTCATTCTCTTAAAAGTTAGCacagaaaaaagttaaaattgtgcATTTCTAGTAGCATAATAgtcaaataattttattatgtttgtatacctgtattgtatttttctgttacctcatatacattttaaatctAACGTTCCTGTTAACTAAGATTAGAACTAGCAATCCTGTTTTAAGAAATGGTTACAAAGCGATTACTATACAGTAAAACTTAGCAGATGAAAGAAGGAGAAAATATCTTCTTTGCTGTAGTTGGCTTTGTTTACAACATTTCAGAACAATTCAAGTGATAGTTCTgtacatttatttcctttttagatTCAAACAGGCTCTTTGTATACTTGGTGTTCTGGATGCAATTCACAAGTTTCCCAAGGCATTTTACCCAGCCTTATGCTACACAGAAAAAACACTTACATGGCAAGAAATGGACAAACTATTTACTGTCAGTTTGGAGTATCAAGGCAGTAATAAGCGACAACTGCAGATAAAAATCATAGGATGGTGGCGAGATTACTTAATAGATGTGCAAGGTTTGTTTTGCTAATGAGCTGCATAAGTatatgaatcttttttttttcttttggtctgcCATTTCAGTCCTTTCAGGTTATTACTATTAGCGATACAATATCCTTTTTATTGGAGGCAATTTAATGGggtgtgctgctgcctcatggattcatTATTCCAGGTTATTATCTAATACCCATTCACTGTCCATGTGGGGTTTGCATGCTCTGCCagtgtctgtatggattttttcCCAAATGCTCCAGCTTTTGTTCCACGCCTCCTAAGAAATGCATGTTGGTTTAACTTCGGTGCCTTTAAATAAGCATTGTGTAAGTGTAGGTGTACCTGTTTGAATTAAGTGAGCCCTATGGTGGACTGGTACCTTGCCTagggatttttcctgcttccaggataggctctTGACCCCTCCAATGTATAACTAAATCAAGTGAGTTTGACAATGCTGTGTCTTTTTATAAGTAAATGTGTTTCTTGAGTACTGTACTTACTAAACATATCATATTGAAATTTGTAGGAGACAGTGAGAAATAAAATTCTGGTATTTGCAAATGACAGAATGGTGTGGAAGTAAGATGAACTGTTTTGCATTCATTAATTGTCAATTGAGACGTATGCCAAAGCAGTTTTAAAAAACTGTAATTTGAAGAAGTACTTTTAAAATCTGGTCAGTTTACCAGAGTTTTTACAtacttgtttttatatattgttttatgcggtgggttggcaccctgcctgggactggttcctgccttgtaccctgtgttggctgggattggctccagcagaccctcgtgaccccgtgtttggattcagcgagttggaaaatggatggatatattgttttatttaacatatttctTCTTCTATAACTATCTTCATTATGTCTCTATACTTTTGTGTACTAGAGAAGATTGCAATTAAATGAGGAACAGGACATAGCTCGAGGGCTATTAGTATCGTACCATTTTTCAAAGTGGCAgtgagaatagatagatagactttactTATCCCAAAAGGAAATTAAAGCTTTACAAAAGCTCAAGAGAGACAAAAATATgcatatacaaatataataataaacaaacagcaaccacacacacacacacccccccccccccccccccccccccaccccatacaCAACACAATAAGGGAGGTACCagaatttttgcattttattccctGGCTGGagcatagtgatacggcggtaagaaatcacataagagaaaataacttagctttctttactgacgatttacacGGCATTACAGACAAAGGAAAACATAGCAAGACCTTTATCGAGGTGGGATCACAATGTATACggtctgccattttcatcgctgcgctggaaggggTTTTCAGGACCAGATGACGATACCccccatccgtccatcggcttcgaggtgtttggctgctgtccaagtcttttttactgttttctccacgTACAGGctcttacttaggtaaatcatgccatcccaaacaaggcaaagagaggactcaatttcatgcacacagaaatagtacaatgcccattttcaaaGTTGTCCCTTTCTCTCCTcgaatgcttgcctagcagttctaaatccTGAGCCCCTCTGTGACTAaatctggcctgtacatgtgagtggatttataaaatattttttatacaaaacacagtgacattaaacttatattcttattacaccaccttttgttcattttcttcccATTGTTTAAAGCATATCATTCACATAAGGTAGTACCTACTAAACACACAGCCagaaaatcctgctgactatgccagttGTGACATGTTGGGGGCACCTCAGAGCCCCATACCACAGACACAACTTTACGGACAACAACCCTGAGTTCATATCAATGTTTATTTAAAGAAAGTATCTTTTACAGGCTTCTTCCAGAATAAACAATTGAatcccttcctttttcttttttctactttccatccatccatccattgtctcccgcttatccaaggtcgggtcgcaggggcagcagcttgagcagagatgtccagtcttccctctccccggccacttctcctagctcttctgggagaatcccaaggtgttcccaggccagtcgagagacatagtccctccaacgtgtcctgggtcttccccagggcctcctcctggttagacgtgcc from Erpetoichthys calabaricus chromosome 9, fErpCal1.3, whole genome shotgun sequence carries:
- the LOC127529219 gene encoding uncharacterized protein LOC127529219, with amino-acid sequence MTNNVVIDRVSLPGYENCETTLTILQDQLVTETEKTILQSASTNAYLTVAVGENSQSSDPYHQYINILEVTEDDDIEGPIVFNDSSHDSSGDSFLLKDILQNLPDVISEEESSIFNINRSSLWEGAVCGFKRNMYSPNKRMSIKFTDDVGHSEGAVDIGGPRREFLRLLMRYLQSSSLFMGPEHKKYLAVNSVFLYCYYLC